The following proteins come from a genomic window of Maniola hyperantus chromosome 8, iAphHyp1.2, whole genome shotgun sequence:
- the LOC117984553 gene encoding uncharacterized protein: YVGETCFNNISYADDMVLLGPTIGSFRKLVKICEGYAEAHGLQYNSKKSELLIFKAGKHQPKHVPPLCLNGTELKVVDTFRYLGHIVTQALSDNEDIERERRALTVRSNMLARRFARCTKAVKITLFKAYCQSFYSSGLWVRYSKKALNSFRVQYNNAFRMLLGLPRGCSASGMFTEARTDGFHAIIRKKMASLLQRLRSSSNSILGAIKNRIGCPIIKHWVAVATVA; the protein is encoded by the coding sequence tatgttGGTGAAACTTGTTTTAACAATATTAGCTATGCCGATGATATGGTGCTGCTGGGCCCCACAATCGGATCCTTCAGAAAACTGGTAAAGATTTGTGAGGGATATGCGGAGGCACATGGTTTGCAATATAACTCGAAAAAGAGCGAACTCTTAATTTTTAAAGCAGGTAAACACCAGCCAAAACATGTGCCTCCGCTATGCCTCAACGGCACTGAACTCAAAGTTGTTGATACGTTTAGATACCTGGGACACATTGTGACCCAGGCGTTGAGCGATAATGAGGACATAGAAAGGGAGCGCAGAGCGCTCACTGTGAGGAGTAATATGCTGGCACGCAGATTCGCTCGATGTACTAAAGCAGTAAAAATTACCCTATTCAAAGCGTATTGTCAATCCTTCTACTCGAGCGGTCTGTGGGTCAGATACTCCAAAAAAGCGCTAAACTCATTTagagtacaatacaataatgcaTTCAGAATGCTGCTGGGGCTGCCGAGGGGCTGTAGCGCTAGTGGAATGTTCACGGAGGCCAGGACTGATGGCTTTCATGCCATCATCCGTAAAAAGATGGCCTCCCTCCTACAGCGTCTTCGTAGCAGTTCCAACAGCATTCTGGGTGCAATTAAAAATAGGATAGGCTGCCCAATAATTAAGCATTGGGTGGCTGTGGCCACTGTGGCCTAG
- the LOC117984552 gene encoding aminoacylase-1-like: MVILTQLGGWSVVVHLSICRIISEFHNELEEYKTNPAVQRLQEYIQIDTSIEENIKHAANFWKRQAAELGLPFAERRPAGLPICVITIKGAKPELPSIMLNSHADVVPTEADLWTYPPFAAHIDDKGHLFGRGAQDCKSTGVQYLEAIRKLQQQNITLDRTVYNITVMPDEETGGFKGMVPFVKTEEFKSMNVGFALDEGVPSPSDVYTYAMYTDKRPWQMKFEIHGEGGHGSLLSEESTIDQAQTLINTAMAYRNQQLEIKKTRAETDYGAYNSLNINMLQCGIATNVSPSRMSAVVDVRLGVEEKVSDFQTTVNSWMAKLGNNTKLEFIRRINSSEATTVDDSNQYWVAMRDTLGNLGVTVLPIVCPGTTDMLEIRALGIPAIGFTPNRNLPIKAHGVDEFVSMKTYLEGIEMYAVLIKRLANLPAFT, from the exons atggttattcttacacaattggggggctggtctgtTGTCGTTCACTTAAGTATATGTCGTATAATATCAGAATTCCATAATGAATTAGAAGAATATAAAACCAATCCAGCAGTTCAGAGACTACAGGAGTACATTCAAATAGACACCAGTATTGAggaaaatataa AACATGCAGCGAACTTTTGGAAGAGACAAGCAGCTGAGTTGGGATTGCCGTTTGCTGAGCGTCGACCTGCCGGACTGCCGATATGCGTTATTACTATAAAAGGTGCCAAGCCTGAGCTACCAAGTATAATGCTAAATTCACATGCGGATGTCGTCCCGACCGAGGCA GATTTGTGGACATACCCCCCATTTGCGGCACACATTGATGACAAGGGACATTTATTCGGACGCggcgcgcaggactgcaaatccACCGGTGTTCAATATTTAGAAGCAATTAGAAAACTTCAACAGCAAAATATCACTTTGGATAGGactgtatataatataacagTTATGCCAG aTGAAGAAACTGGAGGTTTTAAAGGAATGGTCCCATTTGTCAAGACAGAAGAATTTAAGTCCATGAATGTTGGGTTCGCATTGGATGAAGGCGTACCATCGCCTAGTGATGTATATACGTACGCAATGTACACCGATAAGCGACCTTGGC AAATGAAGTTTGAAATTCACGGCGAAGGCGGTCATGGCTCCTTATTGAGCGAAGAAAGCACTATAGATCAG gcACAAACACTTATAAACACAGCTATGGCATACAGAAATCAGCAACTCGAGATAAAGAAAACAAGAGCAGAAACTGATTATGGAGCTTACAACAGCCTTAATATTAACATGCTTCAA TGTGGAATAGCTACCAACGTATCGCCAAGTCGCATGTCGGCGGTTGTAGATGTAAGATTGGGAGTTGAAGAGAAAGTCTCAGACTTTCAGACTACG GTAAACTCTTGGATGGCAAAGCTCGGCAACAATACAAAGCTGGAATTTATAAGAAGGATCAATTCTTCAGAAGCAACTACTGTCGATGACTCCAATCAATATTGGGTGGCTATGCGAGACACACTAGGCAATTT AGGAGTGACTGTACTGCCGATAGTATGCCCAGGAACTACTGACATGTTGGAAATACGGGCATTAGGTATACCAGCTATCGGCTTCACGCCGAACAGAAATTTGCCAATCAAAGCTCACGGTGTGGATGAATTCGTCTCCATGAAGACTTATCTAGAAGGAATTGAAATGTATGCTGTTCTCATTAAACGCTTAGCGAATCTACCAGCTTTTACGTAA